The Roseovarius indicus genome has a segment encoding these proteins:
- a CDS encoding c-type cytochrome, with protein MKPLATLALGLVLLAPAAMAQEADILEGRKIAEEYCARCHDIEPGGKFKSYPPSFRAIAVYMDPEIIRMKIMQPDHNTIMPKYAMFINQTRLWNVVEYILSLETLEE; from the coding sequence ATGAAACCACTCGCAACACTCGCCCTGGGCCTTGTTTTGCTGGCCCCCGCCGCCATGGCGCAGGAGGCGGACATCCTCGAAGGCCGGAAGATCGCCGAGGAATATTGCGCCCGCTGTCACGACATCGAACCAGGGGGCAAGTTCAAATCCTACCCGCCGAGTTTCCGGGCGATTGCGGTCTACATGGACCCCGAGATCATCCGGATGAAGATCATGCAGCCGGACCACAATACGATCATGCCGAAATACGCCATGTTCATCAACCAGACGCGGTTGTGGAACGTGGTGGAATACATCCTGTCGCTGGAGACGCTGGAAGAGTGA
- a CDS encoding nuclear transport factor 2 family protein, translated as MTQPTETTLRARLDELMQAGVRADMATLDTIYHDDIEVMDLGIDGRLVTLQKRDFMALLQKTFRDRTPEDHLWFNLHRLTVTGNRGHVLISRKIPVGGPKMMIDLSIDFVFEDGRWQVTREVNFSRPDADAA; from the coding sequence ATGACCCAGCCCACTGAAACCACCCTCCGCGCCCGGCTCGACGAGCTCATGCAGGCCGGCGTGCGCGCCGACATGGCCACGCTCGACACCATCTACCATGACGATATCGAGGTGATGGACCTCGGCATCGACGGCCGCCTGGTGACCCTGCAAAAACGGGACTTCATGGCGCTGCTGCAAAAGACCTTCCGCGACAGGACACCCGAGGATCACCTCTGGTTCAACCTCCACCGCCTCACCGTCACCGGCAATCGCGGCCACGTGCTGATCTCCCGCAAGATCCCTGTCGGCGGGCCGAAGATGATGATCGACCTCAGCATCGACTTCGTCTTCGAGGACGGCCGCTGGCAGGTGACCCGCGAGGTGAATTTCAGCCGCCCCGACGCGGACGCGGCCTGA
- a CDS encoding pirin family protein produces MSIRPILEQRPAQPTMEGAGVHLHRAFGFQDPSELDPFLLFDDFRNERPEHYAQGFPWHPHRGIETITYVLSGTVEHGDSLGNTGTLGAGDVQWMTAGSGIMHQEMPKGNPQGQMHGFQLWANLPSSLKMTAPRYQDVKGGEIPEVTDDDGTTVRVVVGSFWGKTGPVDGIAADPQYLDISVPAGVKKTFKVDTYRRSFAYVFEGSAAFADASAPSGVLLEKEVGGQEVNIRDMSGNRTLIRFGTGDEITVQAGDEGVRFLLVSGAPIQEPVAWHGPIVMNTRDELMTAMSELRNGTFIKPAH; encoded by the coding sequence ATGTCCATCAGACCGATCCTCGAACAACGCCCCGCGCAACCCACCATGGAAGGCGCCGGCGTCCACCTGCACCGCGCCTTCGGGTTCCAGGACCCGTCCGAGCTCGACCCGTTCCTGCTCTTCGACGATTTCCGCAACGAGCGGCCCGAGCATTACGCCCAGGGCTTCCCGTGGCACCCCCACCGGGGCATCGAAACCATCACCTATGTCCTGTCGGGCACGGTCGAGCACGGCGACTCGCTGGGCAACACCGGCACGCTGGGCGCGGGCGACGTGCAATGGATGACCGCCGGATCGGGCATCATGCACCAGGAGATGCCCAAGGGGAACCCGCAGGGCCAGATGCACGGCTTCCAGCTCTGGGCCAACCTGCCCTCCTCGCTCAAGATGACCGCGCCGCGGTATCAGGACGTGAAAGGCGGCGAGATCCCCGAAGTGACCGACGATGACGGCACCACCGTGCGCGTCGTGGTGGGCAGCTTCTGGGGCAAGACCGGCCCGGTCGACGGCATCGCCGCCGATCCGCAGTATCTCGACATCTCGGTGCCGGCGGGCGTGAAGAAGACCTTCAAGGTCGACACCTACCGCCGCAGCTTCGCCTATGTCTTCGAAGGCTCCGCGGCCTTCGCCGACGCCTCGGCCCCCTCGGGCGTGCTCCTTGAAAAGGAAGTCGGCGGGCAGGAGGTGAACATCCGCGACATGTCGGGCAACCGGACGCTCATCCGCTTCGGCACCGGCGACGAGATCACCGTGCAGGCGGGCGACGAGGGTGTGCGCTTCCTGCTGGTCTCCGGCGCGCCGATCCAGGAGCCGGTGGCCTGGCACGGGCCGATCGTGATGAACACCCGCGACGAGCTGATGACCGCCATGAGCGAATTGCGCAACGGCACCTTCATCAAGCCCGCCCACTGA
- a CDS encoding LPXTG cell wall anchor domain-containing protein: MVFGHWTQTGVDIWLTLIGMAVVGLVLLYVVRRKT, encoded by the coding sequence ATGGTCTTCGGGCACTGGACCCAGACGGGGGTGGATATCTGGCTGACGCTGATCGGGATGGCGGTGGTCGGGCTGGTGCTGCTTTACGTGGTGCGGCGGAAGACGTGA
- a CDS encoding RNA ligase family protein, with protein MKIIKYPRTRHIEGSRLQVGDMADDKPIKELSGQVLVVEEKLDGANSAVSFDANGTLLIQSRGHYLTGGGRERHFALLKTWAAAHAHVLHPVLGHRFVMYGEWMYAKHTVFYDRLPHYFMEFDVLDRTNGVFLSTAARQELLTGLPIMPVPVVHTGEIRSVDQLVGLTRPSPYKSSEWRDALIVAAERSGSRSDKVDQQTEDSDLAEGLYLKQESADHVEDRFKFVRADFLQAIEAADGHWHDRPILPNGLADGVDIFAPTLGLDGAYDA; from the coding sequence ATGAAAATTATAAAATACCCGCGTACGCGGCACATTGAGGGTTCGCGCCTTCAAGTGGGCGATATGGCGGACGACAAACCAATAAAGGAGCTTTCGGGCCAAGTCCTTGTCGTTGAAGAGAAGCTCGACGGCGCCAACTCTGCTGTGTCGTTCGACGCCAATGGCACCTTGCTGATTCAAAGCCGGGGGCACTACCTGACCGGTGGAGGTCGGGAACGGCACTTTGCCCTGCTAAAGACTTGGGCGGCCGCCCATGCGCACGTCCTGCACCCTGTGTTGGGTCATCGCTTCGTCATGTATGGCGAGTGGATGTATGCCAAACATACTGTTTTCTATGACAGGCTTCCCCACTACTTCATGGAGTTTGACGTGCTGGACCGAACCAACGGTGTGTTCCTCAGCACGGCGGCCCGTCAGGAATTGTTGACCGGATTGCCGATCATGCCCGTACCGGTCGTCCATACAGGAGAAATCAGGTCTGTCGACCAGCTTGTCGGCCTGACCCGGCCATCCCCTTACAAATCCTCTGAGTGGCGTGATGCCTTGATCGTGGCAGCAGAGCGGTCGGGCAGCCGTTCTGACAAGGTTGACCAGCAAACCGAGGACAGCGACCTTGCAGAAGGGCTTTACCTGAAACAGGAGAGTGCGGATCACGTTGAAGACCGTTTCAAGTTCGTCCGAGCAGATTTCTTACAGGCGATTGAAGCAGCTGATGGGCATTGGCATGACCGTCCGATCCTCCCGAACGGGCTCGCCGACGGTGTTGACATTTTTGCACCCACATTGGGCTTGGATGGAGCCTATGATGCGTAA
- a CDS encoding AAA family ATPase: MKPTVTHDHLLALVPADPAWKVDWAEIWSLWPELAILDTCPQDPIHHAEGDVGKHTRMVVEALVADPDWQGLPIVDRANLFWAAVLHDVGKPAVTKHQDDGRVSSRGHSRIGASIARELLWHAGSPFAWREDLCGIIAHHQLPFWLIERPDPIRMDIETSWRCRTDHLYLHAKADALGRTCEDQQAILENISLAALTFQEADCWARRFAFANDESRVAYFELEDRDPHYAAHEAFPCTVTVMSGLPGAGKDTWITKHRPEHPVVSLDLIRDELGVSATDNQGQVIQAAHERAREHMRAGRDFVWNATNVTRQNRSKILRLLRDYGARIELIYVEVSPDRLLRQNRSRPDAVPDAAIDHLSKKLEPPQIWEAHKVTWT; this comes from the coding sequence ATGAAACCCACCGTCACACATGACCACCTGCTGGCTTTGGTTCCTGCCGACCCGGCCTGGAAGGTGGACTGGGCCGAGATTTGGTCGCTCTGGCCGGAACTTGCCATACTCGACACCTGTCCGCAGGATCCGATCCACCACGCCGAAGGTGACGTCGGTAAGCACACGCGGATGGTTGTCGAGGCGCTGGTGGCTGATCCAGACTGGCAAGGGCTGCCCATTGTGGATCGGGCCAATCTCTTCTGGGCCGCCGTGCTGCATGATGTGGGTAAACCTGCTGTGACGAAGCATCAAGATGATGGGCGGGTATCTTCCCGTGGTCATTCACGGATCGGGGCCTCCATCGCGCGGGAGTTGCTTTGGCATGCAGGATCCCCATTTGCATGGCGGGAAGACCTTTGTGGGATCATTGCCCACCACCAACTACCGTTTTGGCTCATCGAACGGCCCGACCCCATACGCATGGACATCGAAACATCGTGGCGTTGTCGGACGGATCATCTGTACCTGCATGCCAAGGCCGACGCATTGGGTCGTACATGCGAGGACCAGCAGGCCATTCTGGAGAACATCAGCCTCGCCGCATTGACGTTCCAGGAGGCCGATTGTTGGGCGCGTAGGTTCGCTTTCGCCAACGATGAAAGCCGTGTCGCCTACTTCGAACTGGAAGACCGTGATCCGCATTATGCGGCTCATGAGGCGTTCCCATGCACCGTCACGGTGATGTCTGGCCTGCCTGGTGCCGGGAAGGACACCTGGATCACCAAGCACCGCCCTGAGCATCCGGTCGTCAGCCTCGATCTGATCCGAGACGAACTTGGTGTCTCGGCAACTGACAACCAAGGCCAAGTGATCCAAGCAGCACATGAAAGGGCCAGAGAGCACATGCGAGCCGGACGGGACTTTGTTTGGAATGCAACGAATGTGACGCGGCAGAACCGATCAAAGATATTGCGGCTTCTGCGGGACTACGGTGCCCGGATCGAGCTCATCTACGTCGAAGTCAGCCCAGATCGACTGCTTCGGCAGAATCGGAGCCGGCCGGATGCTGTACCCGACGCCGCGATAGATCACCTGTCAAAGAAGCTGGAACCGCCGCAGATTTGGGAAGCTCACAAAGTTACCTGGACATAG
- a CDS encoding TetR/AcrR family transcriptional regulator, with product MNDTKKLGRPRSFDYDAALRQAMHVFWTMGYDGASLRDLKGAMGITGPSLYAAFGDKRELYLKTIDHYREAEGCAPLVAFEAEEDIAAAIRAFLVEIIDSATGHESGAKGCFLASSVATTAGQVDGVSERLQAAIAEAQARLTARFEREVETGTLPEGFPSEERAALLFDIRQGYMFRGRAGVAREELMRDLDARVALLLA from the coding sequence TTGAACGATACAAAAAAATTAGGGCGGCCGCGCAGCTTCGACTATGACGCGGCGCTGAGGCAGGCGATGCATGTCTTCTGGACGATGGGCTATGACGGGGCGTCGCTGCGCGACCTGAAGGGGGCGATGGGGATCACCGGCCCGAGCCTTTACGCGGCCTTCGGCGACAAGCGTGAGCTGTATCTCAAGACCATCGACCATTACCGCGAGGCCGAGGGCTGTGCGCCCCTGGTGGCCTTCGAGGCGGAGGAGGATATCGCGGCGGCGATCCGCGCGTTCCTGGTCGAAATCATCGATTCCGCCACCGGGCACGAGAGCGGGGCGAAGGGGTGTTTCCTGGCCTCGAGCGTTGCGACGACCGCGGGGCAGGTCGACGGCGTGTCGGAGCGGTTGCAGGCGGCGATTGCCGAGGCGCAGGCCCGGCTGACGGCGCGGTTCGAGCGGGAGGTGGAGACGGGGACGCTGCCGGAGGGGTTCCCGTCAGAAGAGCGGGCGGCGCTGCTGTTCGATATAAGGCAGGGCTACATGTTCCGGGGCCGCGCCGGGGTGGCGCGGGAGGAGCTGATGCGGGATCTCGACGCGCGGGTGGCGTTGTTGCTGGCGTGA
- a CDS encoding TadE/TadG family type IV pilus assembly protein, producing MSWLYLKHLLKTFRDDERGSFMVESVIAFPLLFWTLCATYEFFEVHRYKSVRIKATYTVADLLSREQSVVNETYMDNVKILFDEISNDAGNNQVRVTIVRYDADDDQYDVAWSKVRGTGRMRELRSADTASQHDRLPVMNDGEEVIVVESVSEYDSLFGLVFSEKINIDTRVFTSLRFAPQLCFERCSS from the coding sequence ATGTCCTGGCTGTATCTCAAGCACCTGCTGAAAACCTTCCGCGACGACGAACGCGGCTCGTTCATGGTCGAATCCGTGATCGCCTTCCCGCTTCTGTTCTGGACCCTCTGCGCCACCTACGAGTTCTTCGAGGTCCACCGCTACAAGAGCGTGCGGATCAAGGCCACCTACACCGTCGCCGACCTGCTCTCGCGCGAACAGTCGGTCGTCAACGAAACCTACATGGACAACGTCAAGATCCTCTTCGACGAGATCTCGAACGACGCCGGCAACAACCAGGTGCGGGTGACCATCGTCCGCTACGACGCCGACGACGACCAGTATGACGTCGCCTGGTCGAAGGTGCGCGGCACCGGCCGGATGCGCGAGCTGCGCAGCGCCGACACCGCCTCGCAGCACGACCGCCTGCCCGTCATGAACGACGGCGAAGAGGTGATCGTCGTGGAAAGCGTCTCGGAATACGACTCGCTCTTCGGGCTGGTCTTCAGCGAGAAGATCAACATCGACACGCGCGTCTTCACCAGCCTCCGCTTCGCCCCGCAGCTCTGCTTCGAACGCTGCTCGTCCTGA
- a CDS encoding redoxin domain-containing protein has protein sequence MTTPKLAAGSVFPAIDLPVLSGGTRSLAKPRDGFDWQLTIVYRGKHCPLCTTYLKELNDRLPDFTAQGTDVLAVSADTAARAAAHMEEVAPQFDVAYGLTIPQMQQLGLYISGLENGRDVEAPFAEPGLFVIDDSGLLQITDISNVPFARPDLAWIAKGIGFRRGAFSNTPINGTHA, from the coding sequence ATGACCACCCCGAAACTCGCCGCCGGATCTGTGTTTCCGGCGATCGACCTTCCCGTGCTCTCCGGCGGCACGCGCAGCCTCGCCAAACCCCGCGACGGCTTCGACTGGCAGCTCACCATCGTCTACCGCGGCAAGCACTGCCCGCTCTGCACCACCTACCTGAAGGAGCTGAACGACCGCCTGCCCGACTTCACGGCCCAGGGCACCGACGTGCTCGCCGTCTCGGCCGATACCGCGGCCCGCGCGGCGGCCCACATGGAGGAGGTCGCGCCGCAATTCGACGTGGCCTACGGGCTCACCATCCCGCAGATGCAGCAACTCGGCCTGTACATCTCGGGCCTCGAGAACGGCCGCGACGTGGAAGCCCCATTCGCCGAACCCGGCCTCTTCGTCATCGACGATTCAGGCCTCCTCCAGATCACCGACATCTCCAACGTCCCCTTCGCCCGCCCCGACCTCGCATGGATCGCCAAGGGCATCGGCTTCCGCCGCGGCGCCTTTTCCAACACCCCCATCAACGGTACCCACGCCTGA
- a CDS encoding TetR/AcrR family transcriptional regulator, giving the protein MARTQGSHSGITGPKVREAALKLFARHGFAAVSMRQIAGEVGVQAGALYNYTPDKQTLLFDLMQTHLEELLAAQEEAQAGQPEPFAALRDFTRFHINFHTERPEEVFIAYMELRNLSDENFEVIEKLRRAYEGRLVDILKRGVDEGVFTIADTRVAAMALIAMLNGVNTWFREGGRLSLAEVQDIYWDMVRKAVSS; this is encoded by the coding sequence ATGGCAAGAACCCAAGGCTCTCATTCCGGGATCACCGGCCCCAAGGTGCGCGAAGCGGCGCTGAAACTCTTTGCGCGGCACGGATTTGCGGCCGTTTCCATGCGCCAGATCGCGGGCGAGGTGGGGGTGCAGGCGGGGGCGCTGTACAATTACACGCCGGACAAGCAGACGCTGCTGTTCGACCTGATGCAGACCCATCTTGAGGAGCTTCTGGCGGCGCAGGAAGAGGCGCAGGCGGGGCAACCCGAGCCCTTTGCGGCGCTGCGGGATTTCACCCGGTTTCACATCAACTTCCACACCGAGCGGCCGGAGGAAGTATTCATTGCCTACATGGAGTTGCGCAATCTCAGCGACGAGAATTTCGAGGTGATCGAGAAGCTGCGCCGGGCTTACGAGGGGCGGCTGGTGGACATCCTGAAACGCGGGGTCGACGAGGGGGTGTTCACCATCGCCGACACGCGGGTTGCGGCAATGGCGCTGATTGCCATGCTGAACGGGGTGAACACCTGGTTCCGCGAGGGCGGGCGGCTGTCGCTGGCGGAGGTGCAGGACATCTACTGGGACATGGTGCGCAAGGCGGTGAGTTCCTGA